The Temnothorax longispinosus isolate EJ_2023e chromosome 7, Tlon_JGU_v1, whole genome shotgun sequence genome contains a region encoding:
- the LOC139816895 gene encoding cation-dependent mannose-6-phosphate receptor gives MRCSNAIVVLSLFLISFCDLTSSECTQLAPCVCSLPDGHYYNLTGLANAELLVANQDHWTAYFHPCTNVKMKNTMCNGTEVSLCMMYNNTDKNRTLTGKVEETQMKLSTKGPFPIFEIDSQDGNKLTINIVCFPEDKTSFSLDSPSPDSKNFFFKLVSPYGCKIAPEKGLSTGSVLVILFFVIAGVYFIGGIIVLKTLRGATGWEMVPNHDFWSKLPSLVRDGVVFTFNCCRADSYERI, from the exons ATGCGCTGTTCTAATGCGATTGTCGTGCTTTCGTTATTTCTAATATCGTTCTGCGATCTGACGTCGTCGGAATGCACGCAGCTGGCACCTTGCGTCTGCTCGTTACCGGACGGCCACTATTACAATTTGACCGGCCTCGCTAACGCAGA ACTATTGGTTGCTAATCAAGATCATTGGACAGCATATTTTCATCCGTgcacaaatgtaaaaatgaaaaatacaatgtGCAATGGAACTGAAGTATCG CTATGTATGATGTACAACAATACGGACAAAAATAGAACACTAACTGGGAAAGTAGAAGAGACGCAAATGAAATTGTCGACTAAAGGCCCTTTTccaatttttgaaatagatTCTCAAGATGGCAACAAGTTGACGATAAATATTGTATGCTTTCCGGAGGATAAAACGAGTTTTTCATTGGATTCTCCGAGTCCCGACTCtaaaaacttt tttttcAAGTTGGTATCGCCATACGGGTGTAAGATAGCACCAGAAAAGGGATTGTCTACGGGTTCCGTCTTGGTTATCTTGTTCTTCGTCATCGCTGGCGTATACTTCATTGGTGGTATTATAGTGCTGAAAACATTGAGGGGAGCAACAGGCTGGGAAATGGTGCCTAATCATGATTTCTGGTCGAAGCTTCCTTCACTAGTCAGA GACGGCGTCGTCTTCACCTTCAATTGTTGTCGTGCAGACAGTTACGAAAGAATATAA
- the LOC139816894 gene encoding hydroxypyruvate reductase, whose translation MSVNFRSVLISDPVDESCGALLAEHGIPVTTKYRLPKDELINELQNHDALIVRSETKVTADVFAACPNLRVVGRAGTGVDNIDLQAATRKGVIVLNTPGGNSISACELTCALISSLARNVAQAAQSLKEGRWDRKLYSGYELSGKTLAILGMGRIGREVAYRMQSFGMNIVAFDPILKDETAAELGIRKLSLEQIWPIADYITVHTPLIPQTRNLINATTLAKCKKGVYIVNVARGGIVDEQALLNSLKSGHCGGAALDVFVEEPPKNAITLELIKHPRVIPTPHLGASTAEAQQRVAVEIAQQFLALSGKSTEYAVTGIVNAPVLSAAMTIENEPWIVLSKKLGQLAGRFLKGKLNTVIHSHTVGNGMQDKQFIHTAVLVGVLTGQTKNGLNLVNAPTLAQDIGVELQEGHIEDDNKAVVVKVGEHIIKGTVRDNQSLLLALDDAVFANGIVLRDYICLYRANRVQDLASIVNVFSSKGINIHNLNANGSWVIIQTDREVPIQVDEIESF comes from the exons ATGTCGGTCAACTTCAGAAGCGTTCTCATAAGCGATCCCGTGGACGAGTCTTGCGGGGCGCTGCTCGCCGAGCACGGTATTCCGGTAACCACGAAATACAGGCTACCGAAGGATGAGCTAATCAACGAGCTGCAG AATCACGATGCCCTTATTGTCCGATCTGAAACCAAAGTGACGGCGGACGTTTTCGCCGCTTGCCCAAATCTCCGTGTGGTCGGACGAGCTGGTACCGGCGTCGACAACATAGATCTTCAAGCTGCCACACGTAAAGGAGTAATCGTATTAAA TACCCCGGGAGGCAATAGTATCAGCGCTTGCGAGCTAACATGCGCCTTGATCTCCTCCCTCGCGCGCAACGTCGCGCAAGCCGCACAATCGCTGAAGGAGGGCCGATGGGACCGGAAACTGTACTCCGGATACGAGCTGTCCGGCAAGACCCTCGCGATCCTCGGAATGGGTCGCATAGGCCGCGAGGTAGCCTACAGAATGCAGAGCTTCGGCATGAATATCGTCGCCTTCGATCCGATCTTGAAGGACGAGACCGCCGCCGAGCTCGGCATCAGGAAACTTAGTCTGGAGCAGATATGGCCTATCGCCGACTACATCACCGTTCACACGCCGCTCATACCTCAAACCAGAA ATTTGATAAACGCAACGACCCTGGCAAAATGCAAGAAAGGCGTATACATCGTTAATGTCGCTCGTGGCGGTATTGTTGATGAGCAGGCTCTTTTGAATTCATTGAAATCCGGCCATTGTGGCGGAGCAGCTTTGGACGTCTTCGTGGAGGAGCCGCCGAAGAATGCGATCACTTTAGAGCTCATTAAACATCCAAGAGTCATTCCGACGCCTCATCTCG GTGCCAGCACGGCGGAGGCCCAGCAACGAGTAGCGGTAGAAATCGCCCAGCAATTCTTGGCTCTGTCGGGCAAGTCGACGGAGTACGCCGTCACCGGTATCGTAAACGCCCCGGTCTTATCTGCGGCTATGACGATCGAGAACGAACCTTGGATAGTATTGTCGAAGAAATTGGGTCAATTGGCCGGTCGCTTCCTCAAAGGCAAGCTGAACACAGTCATTCACAGCCACACCGTGGGGAACGGCATGCAGGACAAACAGTTCATTCATACAGCCGTTCTGGTCGGCGTATTAACCGGCCAGACGAAGAACGGCTTGAATCTAGTTAACGCACCCACTCTGGCGCAAGACATCGGCGTAGAGTTGCAAGAGGGCCACATCGAGGATGACAATAAAGCGGTCGTTGTAAAAGTTGGAGAACATATCATTAAAG GAACTGTGCGTGACAATCAGTCGCTGTTGCTCGCTCTAGACGACGCCGTCTTTGCCAACGGCATCGTGCTCAGGGACTACATTTGCTTATATCGCGCGAACCGAGTGCAGGATCTCGCCAGCATTGTGAACGTTTTCTCGTCGAAAGGCATCAACATCCACAATTTGAACGCTAACGGCAGCTGGGTCATCATTCAAACCGATCGGGAGGTCCCGATCCAAGTGGACGAGATCGAGAGCTTTTGA